Proteins encoded within one genomic window of Thermodesulfobacteriota bacterium:
- the purN gene encoding phosphoribosylglycinamide formyltransferase produces the protein MKREAVIAVLVSGSGSNLQAIIDASEAGGFPGKVGLVLGNKADAYGLVRARRHGIPTEVVDHRAFGCREDFDARMVEILRSYDVDLVCLAGFMRVVTPVFLRAFPGRILNIHPALLPSFPGTHGPGQALRYGVRFAGCTVHFLDEGVDTGPIVVQAVVPVYEDDTEDSLAGRILQEEHRIYPMAIRLFLEGRLSIEGRRVVTRGTEKVPEFSRRNPDA, from the coding sequence ATGAAGCGGGAGGCGGTCATCGCCGTGCTCGTTTCGGGCAGCGGCTCCAACCTGCAGGCGATCATCGACGCTTCGGAGGCGGGCGGGTTTCCCGGGAAGGTGGGGCTCGTCCTCGGCAACAAGGCCGACGCGTACGGCCTCGTCCGCGCTCGCAGGCACGGAATCCCCACGGAAGTCGTTGACCACCGGGCGTTCGGATGCAGGGAGGATTTCGACGCCCGGATGGTGGAGATCCTCCGCTCCTACGACGTGGATCTGGTGTGCCTTGCGGGATTCATGAGGGTGGTGACGCCGGTCTTCCTCCGGGCGTTCCCTGGAAGGATCCTGAACATCCATCCCGCGCTGCTCCCCTCCTTCCCCGGCACGCACGGACCGGGGCAGGCGCTCCGCTACGGGGTGCGCTTCGCCGGCTGCACCGTGCACTTCCTCGATGAGGGAGTGGATACGGGCCCGATCGTCGTTCAGGCCGTCGTCCCCGTGTACGAGGACGATACCGAAGATTCGCTGGCCGGACGGATCCTTCAAGAGGAGCACCGGATCTACCCGATGGCGATCCGGCTGTTCCTCGAGGGCAGGCTGTCGATCGAGGGCCGGCGCGTGGTCACGCGGGGGACGGAAAAGGTGCCGGAATTCTCCCGGAGGAACCCGGACGCCTGA
- the purM gene encoding phosphoribosylformylglycinamidine cyclo-ligase gives MKKTVTYKDAGVDIDEGERLVSLIRPAVRTTHRKEVLGGIGGFAGFFRFPARKYRDPVLVSGTDGAGTKVKVAAMAGKFDTVGIDLVAMCVNDILVHGAEPLFFLDYYATGRLSASDGAQVVSGVAEGCRQAGCALLGGETAEMPSVYAPGEFDLAGFAVGAVERKKIVTGKAVRPGDVLVGLASSGLHSNGYSLARKVVFGILGKRMNQRVADWGATVAEELLRPTRIYVRPVLSLLRKTAIHGMAHITGGGITGNVPRSLPRGTVARVDLSAWETPPVFRTLCEAAALPEAERYRTFNMGIGMVLMVRPADADRAVAHFRKAGFPAAAIGEVRKGRGEPKVALVGEPR, from the coding sequence TTGAAAAAAACCGTCACGTACAAGGATGCCGGAGTCGACATCGACGAGGGGGAGCGCCTCGTATCCCTGATCCGGCCGGCGGTCCGCACGACGCACCGGAAGGAAGTGCTCGGCGGGATCGGCGGGTTCGCCGGCTTCTTCCGATTCCCCGCGCGGAAGTACCGCGATCCCGTGCTCGTCTCGGGGACCGACGGGGCGGGCACCAAGGTCAAGGTGGCCGCGATGGCGGGAAAGTTCGACACCGTCGGGATCGACCTCGTCGCGATGTGCGTGAACGACATCCTCGTCCACGGCGCCGAGCCGCTCTTTTTCCTCGACTACTACGCCACGGGACGGCTCTCCGCCTCGGACGGGGCGCAAGTGGTTTCCGGCGTCGCCGAGGGATGCCGCCAGGCGGGCTGCGCGCTCCTTGGAGGCGAAACCGCGGAGATGCCTTCCGTCTACGCCCCGGGCGAGTTCGACCTGGCCGGGTTCGCCGTGGGCGCGGTGGAGCGGAAGAAGATCGTCACCGGGAAAGCCGTCCGTCCGGGCGACGTCCTCGTGGGGCTCGCCTCCTCCGGGCTGCACAGCAACGGCTACTCCCTGGCGCGCAAGGTCGTCTTCGGGATCCTCGGGAAGCGCATGAACCAGCGGGTCGCCGACTGGGGCGCCACCGTCGCCGAGGAGCTTCTTCGCCCCACGCGGATCTACGTCCGTCCCGTCCTTTCTCTCCTCCGGAAGACGGCCATCCACGGCATGGCGCACATCACGGGCGGCGGCATCACGGGAAACGTGCCCCGCTCCCTCCCTCGCGGGACGGTCGCGCGCGTCGATCTTTCCGCGTGGGAGACGCCCCCGGTCTTCCGGACCCTGTGCGAGGCGGCGGCGCTCCCGGAGGCGGAGAGGTACCGCACGTTCAACATGGGCATCGGAATGGTCCTGATGGTTCGCCCGGCGGACGCCGACCGCGCCGTCGCCCATTTCCGGAAGGCGGGCTTTCCCGCCGCCGCGATCGGGGAAGTGCGGAAAGGACGAGGGGAGCCGAAGGTCGCCCTCGTCGGAGAGCCCCGATGA
- a CDS encoding molybdopterin-binding protein, whose translation MAIRVGIVILGDEVLKGEVREANLAYMLPLLADWGAETVLCAILPDDIPVVVRHLKAYLEETDLLILTGGIGPTPDDITRDAVAEVAGVPLVLNEEAKKALDALPPRPGGDPRYRILMAYVPEGATLIPNPLSGAPGFHIHRMAVFPGIPVLLQAMFPWVRPLVSGARKTRITLYSMAPESSFAGIMRECMEAFPDVGIGSYPLTEGEFRVRVVFRGELFDRTSECAGRFEERLAGTSHRVLRRVEERGDDA comes from the coding sequence ATGGCGATCAGGGTCGGCATCGTCATCCTGGGGGACGAAGTTCTGAAAGGGGAGGTTCGGGAGGCGAACCTCGCCTACATGCTTCCCCTGCTGGCCGACTGGGGCGCGGAAACCGTCCTGTGCGCGATCCTCCCGGACGATATCCCCGTCGTCGTCCGCCACCTGAAGGCCTACCTCGAGGAGACGGACCTCCTGATCCTCACCGGCGGGATCGGACCGACTCCCGACGACATCACGAGGGACGCCGTCGCGGAGGTCGCGGGAGTGCCGCTGGTCCTGAACGAGGAGGCGAAGAAAGCGCTGGACGCCTTGCCGCCGCGCCCCGGAGGAGACCCGAGGTACCGGATCCTGATGGCTTACGTACCGGAAGGCGCGACGCTGATCCCGAACCCGCTCTCGGGGGCGCCGGGGTTCCACATCCATCGGATGGCCGTCTTCCCGGGCATCCCCGTGCTCCTCCAGGCGATGTTCCCGTGGGTGCGGCCGCTGGTCTCCGGCGCCCGCAAGACACGGATCACCCTTTACTCCATGGCGCCCGAATCCTCTTTCGCGGGGATCATGCGGGAGTGCATGGAAGCCTTTCCCGACGTCGGCATCGGGTCGTATCCGCTCACGGAAGGGGAGTTCCGCGTCCGCGTCGTGTTCCGCGGGGAGCTGTTCGACAGAACGTCGGAATGCGCGGGCCGGTTCGAGGAAAGGCTTGCGGGGACGAGCCACCGCGTCCTGCGTCGCGTGGAGGAACGGGGGGACGATGCCTGA
- a CDS encoding ABC transporter permease, whose amino-acid sequence MNLYSAGKVSFRSLRANKLRSGLTMLGMIIGVSAVIVMVALGQGANERIAAQIASAGSNLLLVLPGSTTSGGLRAGFGSTPTLTMADARAIAKEIPSVAMVSPTSRTTGPVVYGNQNWSTILQGGSPEFIEIRNWNTTSGRNFTRQEMDASAKVCLLGATVAENLFGDEDPVGKIVRVKRAPFLVVGLLERKGQSPGGTDQDDTVIVPVTTLVKKLSGTAHPGSVGALLVQAVDGDRLKEAEREVALLLRQRHRIGPGQDDDFNVRNLTEMASLAETATRTMSLLLGGIASVSLLVGGIGIMNIMLVSVTERTREIGIRMAVGARERDILSQFLIEAVLLALTGGAIGIALGVTGSLLISRFAGWNTLVSPASAVVAFGFSAAVGVFFGFYPARKASRLDPIEALRYE is encoded by the coding sequence ATGAACCTCTACTCCGCCGGGAAGGTCTCCTTCCGCTCCCTGCGCGCCAACAAGTTGCGCTCCGGACTTACGATGCTCGGCATGATCATCGGCGTCTCGGCGGTCATCGTCATGGTCGCCCTGGGCCAGGGGGCGAACGAGCGGATCGCCGCGCAGATCGCCTCCGCGGGATCGAACCTGCTCCTGGTGCTTCCCGGCAGCACGACCTCCGGGGGCTTAAGGGCCGGGTTCGGGAGCACGCCGACCCTCACGATGGCGGACGCCCGGGCCATTGCGAAGGAGATCCCCTCCGTCGCGATGGTTTCCCCCACGTCTCGCACCACAGGCCCGGTGGTCTACGGGAACCAGAACTGGAGCACGATCCTGCAGGGAGGCTCCCCCGAGTTCATCGAGATACGGAACTGGAACACCACTTCCGGCAGGAACTTCACCCGGCAGGAGATGGACGCCTCGGCGAAGGTCTGCCTGCTGGGAGCCACCGTGGCCGAGAACCTGTTCGGCGACGAGGACCCGGTGGGCAAGATCGTCCGGGTGAAGCGGGCCCCCTTCCTCGTGGTCGGCCTGCTGGAGCGGAAGGGGCAGTCTCCGGGCGGCACGGACCAGGACGACACGGTGATCGTTCCCGTCACGACCCTTGTCAAGAAGCTTTCGGGAACCGCCCATCCGGGATCGGTCGGCGCTCTCCTCGTCCAGGCCGTCGACGGGGACCGGCTGAAGGAGGCGGAGCGGGAGGTGGCCTTGCTGCTGCGGCAGCGCCACCGGATCGGGCCGGGGCAGGACGACGACTTCAACGTCCGGAACCTGACGGAGATGGCGTCGCTGGCCGAGACCGCCACAAGGACCATGAGCCTGCTGCTTGGCGGCATCGCCTCCGTTTCCCTGCTCGTCGGGGGGATCGGGATCATGAACATCATGCTGGTCTCGGTGACGGAGCGGACCCGGGAGATCGGCATCCGGATGGCGGTGGGCGCCCGCGAACGCGACATCCTCTCGCAGTTCCTGATCGAGGCGGTGCTGCTGGCGCTCACCGGCGGGGCGATCGGGATCGCCCTCGGGGTGACCGGCTCGCTCCTCATCTCCCGGTTCGCGGGGTGGAACACGCTCGTTTCCCCGGCTTCCGCGGTGGTGGCGTTCGGATTCTCCGCGGCGGTCGGCGTCTTCTTCGGCTTCTACCCCGCCCGGAAGGCCTCCCGGCTCGACCCGATCGAGGCGCTGCGGTACGAATAG
- a CDS encoding ABC transporter ATP-binding protein: protein MGTATIELRGVAKTYVVGDVSVAALKGVDLAIAPGEVVAVMGPSGSGKSTLMHIIGCLDRPTSGSYLLDGREVGSLSRNDRAVLRRDRIGFVFQGFNLLPRLSARENVELPMVYNDTPGSVRRKKALEALASVGLESRAHHLPSQLSGGQQQRVAIARAIVNAPALLLADEPTGNLDTATSGEIMGIFQRLNDDSGITMVLVTHETDIAGYARRVIRFRDGILVEDAPVADRRKHSPQEGA from the coding sequence TTGGGCACCGCAACGATCGAACTCCGCGGGGTCGCCAAGACCTACGTCGTCGGAGACGTTTCCGTGGCAGCCCTCAAAGGAGTCGACCTGGCCATCGCCCCGGGCGAAGTCGTCGCGGTGATGGGCCCCTCGGGCTCCGGGAAATCCACCCTGATGCACATCATTGGCTGCCTGGACCGCCCCACGTCCGGGAGCTACCTGCTCGACGGGAGGGAGGTCGGCTCCCTTTCGAGGAACGACCGGGCGGTCCTGCGGAGAGACAGGATCGGCTTCGTCTTCCAGGGATTCAATCTCCTCCCCCGCCTCTCCGCGCGGGAAAACGTCGAGCTGCCGATGGTGTACAACGACACGCCGGGGTCGGTTCGCCGGAAGAAGGCGCTTGAAGCGCTTGCTTCCGTCGGTCTCGAAAGCCGCGCGCACCACCTCCCGAGCCAGCTTTCGGGCGGGCAGCAGCAGCGGGTGGCCATCGCCCGCGCGATCGTCAACGCCCCGGCGCTGCTCCTCGCGGACGAGCCCACGGGGAACCTCGACACGGCCACCAGCGGCGAGATCATGGGGATCTTCCAGCGGCTGAACGACGACTCCGGAATCACGATGGTCCTCGTGACCCACGAAACCGACATCGCCGGCTACGCGCGGCGGGTGATCCGTTTCCGGGACGGGATCCTCGTTGAGGACGCGCCGGTGGCCGACCGCAGGAAACATTCCCCGCAGGAGGGCGCGTAA
- a CDS encoding efflux RND transporter periplasmic adaptor subunit — MKKVWIGIVLAALLACGSYLYYRNGNGAAAYRIAKVERGDIADTITATGNIAAVITVSVGSQISGTISELLADYNSRVRKGQVIARIDPRLLEAAVLQARGNLESARAALERADVAVTDTGRTYRRNTELLKDGFVSQADVDAAQTAYEQAVASRKSAEAAVVQATGSLKVAETNLEYATIRSPVDGIVISRDVDVGQTVAASFQTPTLFSIAQDLTKMQIDTNVDESDIGRAAVGQPVIFTVDAWPERSFTGIVAQVRNAPIVTQNVVTYNVVIHVDNRDLLLKPGMTANVTILVKKYENVLKVPNPALRFRPADKADGGGGRPAARRQDAPSQRVYRIGPDGKPAAVPVKTGVSDGTFTALLEGDLKEGDELIVDQTSKRSASAPGGGPMGMNPMRGFR; from the coding sequence ATGAAGAAAGTGTGGATCGGGATCGTTCTCGCGGCACTCCTCGCATGCGGATCCTACCTGTATTACAGGAACGGAAACGGGGCGGCAGCCTACCGCATCGCGAAAGTGGAGCGGGGCGACATCGCCGACACGATCACCGCCACGGGCAACATCGCCGCCGTGATCACGGTCTCCGTCGGCAGCCAGATCTCCGGGACGATCAGCGAACTGCTCGCCGATTACAATTCCCGGGTGCGGAAGGGGCAGGTGATCGCCCGGATCGACCCCCGCCTCCTCGAGGCCGCCGTCCTCCAGGCCCGCGGAAACCTCGAAAGCGCCCGTGCCGCTCTCGAGAGGGCGGACGTCGCCGTGACGGACACCGGCAGGACATACCGGAGGAACACGGAGCTGCTCAAGGACGGGTTCGTGTCGCAGGCCGACGTCGACGCGGCCCAGACCGCGTACGAGCAGGCCGTGGCCTCGCGGAAAAGCGCCGAGGCCGCCGTCGTCCAGGCGACGGGATCGCTGAAGGTCGCCGAGACCAACCTCGAATACGCGACGATCCGCTCCCCGGTCGACGGGATCGTCATCTCCCGCGACGTGGATGTGGGGCAGACGGTCGCAGCGAGCTTCCAGACGCCGACCCTGTTCTCCATCGCGCAGGACCTCACTAAGATGCAGATCGACACGAACGTCGACGAGTCCGACATCGGCCGGGCCGCCGTGGGGCAGCCCGTCATCTTCACCGTGGACGCCTGGCCCGAAAGGAGCTTCACCGGGATCGTCGCCCAGGTCCGCAACGCCCCGATCGTCACCCAGAACGTCGTCACCTATAACGTGGTGATCCACGTAGACAACCGCGACCTCCTGCTCAAGCCGGGGATGACAGCGAACGTGACGATCCTCGTGAAGAAATACGAGAACGTATTGAAGGTTCCCAATCCTGCCCTTCGATTCCGCCCCGCGGACAAGGCGGATGGGGGCGGAGGCCGGCCGGCGGCGAGGCGGCAGGACGCGCCGTCGCAGCGGGTCTACCGGATCGGTCCCGACGGCAAACCCGCGGCGGTCCCCGTGAAGACGGGCGTGTCCGACGGCACGTTCACCGCGCTCCTCGAGGGAGATCTCAAGGAAGGCGACGAGTTGATCGTCGACCAGACTTCGAAACGCTCCGCGAGCGCTCCGGGAGGGGGCCCCATGGGGATGAATCCGATGCGGGGCTTCCGGTAA
- a CDS encoding TolC family protein → MIPFRHSFPLRLAVVLAALHAFPDHAAGADKVLLSIGDAARIAIERNLGLKVASHDPAIAETGIRKARSIYDPAFSALLDHSGSNLQTFPGSSLVDRPRFFDFDASVSRLLSTGATTSVSFTNQLFRDNLGLVSSRFARPALTLSFSQPLLKGLGREVTEAGITTAEDAMDTALSEWNRQAIETAAAARTRYLDLVKARENLSTLKASLDLARQIHTENEGRVKAGVLAAYQLQDSLLGVLQRQAELLVAERAARDAADRLLAVLNLPAGTVIEDAGTPPPEPIGLREEDAMRTAMSRRPGIASARVSVRNTEFNERVTRNLALPSLALEGSAGVVGLGRDYGEGFEDMSGGDYTAWSVGLSFSVPLGNRSARADHAAARLRASQARVQLASAEEAAGTEVRTALRAVDSRREEIAVTEQGVRVAETQVELYRKRQQLGLATTKELLEVETGLTRARVSYSSARADYHTALTDLWRATGELLDRTGLRIEGKGPEPAKRKGKP, encoded by the coding sequence ATGATCCCGTTTAGGCACAGTTTCCCGCTGCGCTTGGCGGTCGTCCTCGCCGCCCTGCACGCGTTCCCGGATCACGCCGCGGGCGCCGATAAGGTGCTGCTTTCGATCGGCGACGCCGCGCGGATCGCCATCGAGCGGAATCTGGGCCTGAAGGTCGCCTCCCACGACCCGGCGATCGCGGAGACCGGCATCCGGAAGGCCCGGTCCATCTACGACCCGGCGTTTTCCGCGCTGCTCGATCACAGCGGATCGAACCTCCAGACCTTCCCGGGCTCGTCCCTCGTCGACCGTCCCCGGTTCTTCGATTTCGACGCCTCGGTCTCCCGACTGCTGTCCACGGGGGCGACGACCTCGGTCTCCTTCACCAACCAGCTTTTCCGGGACAATCTGGGACTGGTCTCCTCCCGGTTCGCCCGCCCGGCGCTGACCTTGTCCTTCTCGCAGCCGCTCCTGAAAGGGCTGGGGCGGGAGGTCACGGAGGCGGGGATCACGACGGCGGAGGACGCGATGGACACCGCCCTCTCGGAATGGAACCGGCAGGCCATCGAGACGGCCGCCGCCGCGAGGACGAGGTACCTCGACCTCGTTAAGGCACGGGAGAACCTGTCCACCCTGAAAGCGTCGCTCGACCTGGCGCGGCAGATCCACACTGAGAACGAGGGGCGCGTGAAGGCCGGGGTTCTCGCCGCCTATCAGCTCCAGGATTCCCTGCTGGGCGTGCTCCAGCGCCAGGCGGAGCTCCTGGTCGCCGAACGCGCGGCCCGGGACGCCGCCGACCGGCTGCTGGCCGTCTTGAACCTGCCCGCCGGCACGGTCATCGAGGATGCGGGGACCCCTCCGCCGGAGCCGATCGGTCTGCGGGAGGAGGACGCGATGCGGACCGCGATGTCGCGGCGCCCCGGGATCGCGAGCGCGCGCGTCTCAGTCCGGAACACGGAGTTCAACGAGCGCGTCACCCGGAACCTCGCCCTTCCCTCCCTGGCGCTGGAAGGCAGCGCCGGCGTAGTAGGGCTCGGGCGGGATTACGGCGAGGGCTTCGAGGACATGAGCGGAGGCGATTACACCGCATGGTCCGTGGGATTAAGCTTTTCCGTCCCGTTGGGGAACCGCTCCGCCCGGGCGGACCACGCGGCGGCGCGCCTCCGGGCGAGCCAGGCGCGCGTCCAGCTCGCATCCGCCGAGGAAGCCGCGGGCACCGAGGTGCGAACCGCGCTGCGCGCGGTCGATAGCCGCAGGGAAGAGATCGCGGTGACGGAACAGGGCGTTAGGGTCGCGGAAACGCAGGTGGAGCTTTACAGGAAAAGACAGCAGTTGGGGCTCGCCACCACGAAGGAGCTTCTCGAGGTGGAGACCGGGCTGACGAGGGCTCGAGTGTCCTACTCGTCCGCCCGCGCGGATTATCATACCGCTCTCACGGATCTCTGGAGGGCGACGGGCGAGCTGCTCGACCGCACGGGACTGAGGATAGAGGGAAAGGGGCCGGAACCGGCGAAACGGAAAGGTAAGCCATGA
- a CDS encoding peptidylprolyl isomerase: MPLVLLETNMGEIRMELYPESAPVTVENFLAYVREGHYDGLIFHRVIGDFMIQGGGFTEDMRPRGSKRPPIRNEADNGLKNERGAVAMARTAVVDSATDQFFINTVNNDFLNYRGKTPHDFGYAVFGKVIDGMDVVGKISRVHTVKTKGYDDVPKEPVTIVKASVIEE, encoded by the coding sequence ATGCCCCTGGTCCTTTTGGAAACGAACATGGGGGAAATCAGGATGGAGCTCTACCCGGAGAGCGCCCCCGTCACCGTGGAGAATTTCCTCGCCTACGTCCGGGAGGGACATTACGACGGGCTGATCTTCCACCGGGTGATCGGCGACTTCATGATCCAGGGCGGCGGCTTCACGGAGGACATGCGGCCGCGGGGATCGAAGCGCCCGCCGATCCGGAACGAGGCCGACAACGGGTTGAAGAACGAGCGCGGCGCCGTCGCGATGGCGCGGACGGCGGTCGTCGATTCGGCCACGGACCAGTTCTTCATCAACACGGTGAACAACGACTTCCTCAACTACCGGGGGAAAACGCCCCACGATTTCGGTTACGCGGTGTTCGGCAAGGTGATCGATGGGATGGACGTGGTGGGGAAGATCTCGCGGGTGCATACCGTCAAGACGAAAGGTTACGACGACGTCCCGAAGGAACCCGTGACCATCGTGAAGGCAAGCGTCATCGAGGAATAG
- a CDS encoding universal stress protein, with protein sequence MYKKILVPLDGSALAERAIWHAGEIARGADAEILLLQAVYVPMPVVPESALLTEGKLLEEVAKSASEYLDRIGAEMRAAGHRVRTIIDERPPAEAILHVAEQERADLIVMSTHGRSGLSRLMLGSIAENVLRHTHCTIMFVKPERPAAAAAKEESRYNAAS encoded by the coding sequence ATGTATAAGAAGATCCTTGTTCCGCTGGACGGCTCCGCCCTGGCGGAGCGGGCCATCTGGCACGCGGGAGAGATCGCCAGGGGGGCCGACGCCGAGATCCTTCTCCTGCAGGCCGTGTACGTTCCCATGCCCGTCGTTCCCGAATCCGCCCTGTTGACGGAAGGAAAGCTCCTCGAGGAAGTGGCGAAGAGCGCCTCGGAGTACCTGGACCGGATCGGCGCGGAGATGCGCGCCGCAGGGCACAGGGTCCGGACGATCATCGACGAGCGCCCTCCCGCCGAGGCCATCCTGCATGTCGCCGAACAGGAACGGGCGGACCTGATCGTGATGAGCACCCACGGGCGGAGCGGGCTGTCGCGCCTGATGTTGGGCAGCATCGCGGAAAATGTCCTCCGCCACACCCATTGCACGATCATGTTCGTGAAGCCGGAACGTCCCGCGGCGGCGGCCGCCAAGGAGGAGTCCCGGTACAACGCCGCATCTTGA
- a CDS encoding RluA family pseudouridine synthase — protein sequence MRLDRCLRGRFPGLPSRSVRHALESGAVRVGGSLCAKGASVREGETVTVDAIAENEDWLPVPCDVPGADVVFEDGSVAVLCKPADVHTEPQRPNEAGTLAGLLRKRYPRVEEIAPVPGLTFLTRLDYATSGAVPAALTRQAFDALRHAREMGRLEKRYLCVVEGDMATGVSIDWQVETGGGETVRVLRGRKDPDPGRWTLVEPIRSGNGRTLVRATISKGKRHQIRAHLAAAGHPIVGDRRYGAVPPEGPGRVRMMLHAEVAVFPHPVTGERIEAVCPAPPEFAIL from the coding sequence ATGCGGCTGGACCGGTGCCTCCGGGGCCGGTTTCCCGGGCTCCCCTCGCGCAGCGTGCGGCACGCCCTCGAATCGGGGGCGGTCCGGGTGGGCGGGTCGCTGTGCGCGAAAGGCGCCTCCGTGCGGGAGGGGGAGACGGTGACCGTGGATGCCATCGCGGAAAACGAGGACTGGCTGCCGGTCCCCTGCGATGTTCCGGGCGCGGATGTCGTTTTCGAGGACGGGAGCGTCGCGGTCCTGTGCAAGCCGGCCGACGTCCACACCGAACCGCAGCGCCCGAACGAAGCCGGAACCCTGGCCGGCCTCCTCCGCAAGCGTTATCCGCGCGTCGAGGAGATCGCTCCCGTGCCCGGGCTGACCTTCCTTACGCGCCTGGACTACGCGACGAGCGGCGCGGTGCCGGCGGCCCTGACCCGCCAGGCGTTCGACGCGCTGCGGCATGCCAGGGAAATGGGGCGGCTCGAGAAAAGGTATCTCTGCGTCGTGGAAGGGGACATGGCGACCGGCGTTTCGATCGACTGGCAGGTGGAAACCGGAGGGGGAGAGACCGTCCGGGTCCTGCGGGGCCGGAAGGACCCGGATCCGGGGAGGTGGACGCTGGTCGAGCCGATACGGTCCGGGAACGGGAGGACCCTGGTACGGGCCACGATCTCGAAGGGGAAGAGGCACCAGATCCGCGCGCATCTCGCCGCGGCGGGTCACCCGATCGTGGGCGACCGGAGGTACGGGGCGGTTCCTCCGGAAGGGCCCGGGAGGGTCCGCATGATGCTGCATGCGGAAGTCGCGGTTTTCCCGCATCCCGTCACCGGGGAACGGATCGAGGCCGTCTGCCCGGCGCCGCCGGAGTTCGCGATCCTGTAA